A region of Mycolicibacterium brumae DNA encodes the following proteins:
- a CDS encoding polyketide synthase gives MASASDHDPVVIVGMAVEGPGDVSTPDEYWSLLSGGRDALTPFPTDRDWPVAELLAGSFRDGYTPISNLGGFLSSATHFDPGFFGISPREAVAMDPQQRLALRLAWRAVENSGVNPDDLAGHDVGCYIGASMLEYGPPMSEYSEHSGHLLTGTSLGVISGRVAYILGLEGPALTIDTSCSSSLTALHTAVSAVRAGDCDLALTGGVAVLGAPGYFVEFAKQHALSADGRCRPYSAQAGGTVWAEGGAMFLLQRRSAAERDGRPVLAEVLACCLNSDGSTPGLTAPSESAQARLFQRAMDRAGVAPEDVDVVEGHGTGTRLGDRTELRSLSATYGACAPERGPVLGSVKSNIGHAQAAAGAMGLAKVLVSAEHGQIPPTLHAETPSDHIDWDAQGLRLARTLTDWPATAGRRIGAVSAFGMSGTNAHTILAMPDRRPRVEALC, from the coding sequence GTGGCTAGCGCGAGCGATCACGACCCCGTCGTCATCGTCGGCATGGCGGTGGAAGGGCCCGGCGATGTCAGCACCCCCGACGAGTACTGGTCGCTGCTGAGCGGCGGGCGCGACGCGCTGACCCCGTTCCCGACCGACCGGGACTGGCCGGTCGCCGAACTGCTCGCCGGGTCGTTCCGCGACGGCTACACCCCGATCAGCAATCTCGGCGGATTCCTCTCCAGCGCAACGCACTTCGACCCCGGGTTCTTCGGCATCTCGCCGCGGGAGGCCGTCGCGATGGATCCGCAGCAACGACTCGCGCTCCGATTGGCCTGGCGCGCCGTGGAGAACAGCGGCGTCAACCCCGACGACCTGGCCGGCCACGACGTCGGCTGCTACATCGGCGCGTCGATGCTCGAATACGGCCCGCCGATGTCGGAGTACTCCGAGCACAGCGGGCACCTGCTGACCGGGACCTCGCTCGGGGTGATCTCCGGCCGGGTGGCCTACATCCTCGGGCTCGAAGGGCCCGCGCTGACCATCGACACCTCCTGCTCGTCGTCGCTGACCGCGCTGCACACCGCGGTGTCCGCGGTGCGGGCCGGTGACTGCGACCTCGCGCTGACCGGCGGCGTGGCGGTGCTCGGCGCCCCCGGCTACTTCGTCGAATTCGCCAAGCAGCACGCGCTGTCCGCCGACGGCCGCTGCCGCCCGTACAGCGCGCAGGCCGGCGGCACGGTGTGGGCCGAAGGCGGCGCGATGTTCCTGCTGCAACGGCGATCCGCCGCCGAGCGCGACGGCCGCCCGGTGCTGGCCGAGGTGCTGGCCTGCTGCCTGAACTCCGACGGGTCCACGCCCGGCCTCACCGCGCCCAGCGAATCCGCGCAGGCCCGGCTGTTCCAACGCGCGATGGACCGCGCCGGCGTCGCCCCGGAGGACGTCGACGTGGTCGAGGGCCACGGCACCGGCACCCGCCTCGGCGACCGCACCGAACTCCGGTCCCTGTCGGCCACCTACGGGGCCTGCGCGCCCGAGCGCGGGCCGGTGCTGGGATCGGTGAAATCCAATATCGGCCACGCCCAGGCGGCCGCCGGCGCGATGGGCCTGGCCAAGGTCCTGGTGTCCGCCGAACACGGGCAGATCCCGCCGACCCTGCACGCCGAGACGCCCAGCGACCACATCGACTGGGACGCACAGGGCCTTCGGCTGGCCCGCACGCTGACCGACTGGCCGGCCACCGCGGGACGGCGGATCGGCGCAGTCTCCGCGTTCGGCATGAGCGGCACCAACGCGCACACCATCCTCGCCATGCCCGATCGCCGACCCCGCGTGGAGGCGCTGTGCTGA
- the mbtD gene encoding mycobactin polyketide synthase MbtD, with product MTGPRTLPDGRNPVLLSAHDESLLSADAAALLRFLDRDPRPVDVAATLLRTRRIRRHRVLLRAADTAELADGLRAVVAGVAHPLVARSSSATRPRRAFVFPGQGGQWPGMGADLYAELPVYRDAADRAAAAFTAAGAATPLPYLIAGDQPPEAEQVEIQGAQFLHAIALAASWRAHGVEPDLAVGHSLGEIAAAYLCGAIELPDAVAAVIARAQAVQGFHGGYGMAVLGCSPERAEALIADSSGWLELSVVNSPSSVVVSGDRAAVSELVARVAADGEFVRELAVEFPAHTSLLEPVAAQMINQLPDARFAAPAMPFIGSATGATVSAGAETAAYWANNLRSTVRFDRAAQCAIDHGAAAFIEMSAHPALLTALDQLAEHTAGPSPLLLGSGRRDTAPIDELSAGIAAAALADPEHPWREHLTGAETLLRGFPNAPMKSEHHWLAPRAATPAADITVAAETWTPEDTTVAPAGLRRVAVTGPGADTALADRLRTALDGHHGVRLTPPADAELLLVIAPALDHPDVIRAVEDLVTLVGAAGLDYPNQIGADCREVCLLTVGGQQVGEGEPVPLPAQAALAGMHRTIGFDHNDQTFRCLDLPSWDCDDDTAAAAVEALLSDAVEMAVRPGRTGPQAHRRTLTETAPAPALRLDDGLLDNVVITGGAGAIGMHFARYLAARGARRIVLLSRRGADPAAIAELTERSGAAVVAPPCDITDADAVRSVAAAHAGDGATLLIHAAAVATLGTGGRFTADECADTFGAKVVGGARMAELWPLRPNARMLLCSSVSGVWGGRGHPAYPGANRMLDVLAGQLRAKDKRCASIRWGLWQVEGIADAAEVAQIARSGLRPMPPAAAIEAALHDHPGDPIVMAADAQRLRVFVDTRHAEPAGQPDPTADLDAPAAVRAELSAVLRLADPDDVDLEASLFDLGIDSLLALDLRKRLERATGGRVSLAALLGGMTGAGLIAEVRRAAQQAATPEKVESSRD from the coding sequence CTGACCGGCCCCCGAACCCTGCCCGACGGCCGGAACCCGGTGCTGCTCAGCGCCCACGACGAATCGCTGCTCTCCGCCGACGCCGCCGCGCTGCTGAGGTTCCTGGACCGCGACCCGCGGCCGGTCGACGTCGCCGCGACGCTGCTGCGCACCCGGCGGATCCGCCGGCACCGGGTGCTGCTGCGCGCCGCCGACACCGCCGAACTCGCCGACGGGCTGCGCGCCGTCGTCGCCGGCGTCGCACACCCGCTGGTGGCCCGGTCATCGTCGGCCACCCGCCCGCGACGGGCCTTCGTGTTCCCCGGCCAGGGTGGCCAGTGGCCGGGCATGGGCGCCGATCTGTACGCCGAGCTGCCCGTCTACCGCGACGCCGCCGACCGCGCCGCGGCGGCCTTCACCGCCGCCGGCGCGGCCACCCCGCTGCCGTACCTGATCGCCGGCGATCAACCGCCTGAGGCCGAGCAGGTGGAGATCCAGGGCGCGCAATTCCTGCACGCAATCGCGCTGGCGGCCTCGTGGCGCGCGCACGGCGTCGAGCCCGACCTCGCCGTCGGGCACAGCCTCGGTGAGATCGCCGCCGCCTACCTCTGCGGCGCCATCGAACTGCCCGACGCGGTCGCCGCGGTCATCGCCCGGGCCCAGGCCGTGCAGGGCTTCCACGGCGGCTACGGCATGGCGGTGCTCGGCTGCTCCCCGGAGCGCGCCGAAGCGCTGATCGCCGACAGCTCGGGCTGGCTGGAGCTATCGGTGGTCAACTCGCCGTCCTCGGTGGTGGTTTCCGGAGACCGCGCGGCCGTCTCGGAACTGGTCGCCCGGGTGGCTGCCGACGGTGAATTCGTCCGCGAACTTGCCGTCGAATTCCCCGCGCACACCAGCCTGCTGGAACCCGTTGCCGCACAGATGATCAACCAGCTTCCCGACGCCCGGTTCGCCGCGCCGGCGATGCCGTTCATCGGGTCGGCGACCGGCGCCACGGTGAGTGCCGGCGCCGAGACCGCCGCGTACTGGGCGAACAATCTGCGCAGCACCGTGCGGTTCGACCGCGCCGCGCAATGCGCGATCGACCACGGCGCCGCGGCCTTCATCGAGATGTCCGCGCACCCGGCGCTGCTGACCGCGCTGGACCAACTCGCCGAGCACACCGCGGGGCCCTCGCCGCTGCTGCTCGGCTCCGGGCGGCGCGACACCGCGCCCATCGACGAACTGAGCGCCGGCATCGCCGCCGCCGCCCTCGCCGACCCCGAGCACCCGTGGCGCGAGCACCTCACCGGCGCCGAGACGCTGCTGCGCGGATTCCCCAACGCCCCGATGAAATCCGAGCACCACTGGCTGGCTCCCCGGGCCGCCACACCCGCCGCCGACATCACCGTCGCGGCCGAAACGTGGACACCCGAGGACACCACCGTCGCGCCCGCCGGCCTGCGCCGCGTCGCGGTAACCGGCCCGGGCGCCGACACCGCGCTGGCAGACCGGCTGCGGACCGCCCTGGACGGCCACCACGGCGTGCGGCTGACCCCGCCGGCCGACGCCGAACTCCTGCTGGTCATCGCGCCCGCGCTGGACCACCCGGACGTGATCCGCGCCGTCGAAGACCTCGTCACGCTGGTCGGCGCCGCGGGACTGGACTACCCGAACCAGATCGGCGCCGACTGCCGCGAGGTCTGCCTGCTGACCGTCGGCGGCCAACAGGTGGGCGAGGGCGAACCGGTCCCACTGCCCGCCCAGGCCGCGCTGGCGGGCATGCACCGCACCATCGGCTTCGACCACAACGACCAGACCTTCCGCTGCCTGGACCTGCCGTCCTGGGACTGCGACGACGACACCGCCGCCGCCGCGGTCGAGGCGCTGCTCAGCGACGCCGTCGAGATGGCCGTGCGCCCCGGGCGAACCGGACCGCAAGCCCACCGGCGCACCCTGACCGAGACCGCCCCGGCCCCCGCGCTGCGCCTCGACGACGGTCTCTTGGACAACGTCGTCATCACCGGTGGCGCCGGCGCGATCGGGATGCACTTCGCGCGGTACCTGGCCGCCCGCGGGGCCCGCCGCATCGTGCTGTTGAGCCGGCGCGGCGCGGACCCGGCGGCCATCGCCGAACTCACCGAGCGCAGCGGCGCCGCGGTGGTCGCGCCGCCGTGCGACATCACCGACGCCGACGCGGTCCGCTCGGTCGCCGCCGCCCACGCCGGCGACGGCGCCACCCTGCTGATCCACGCGGCCGCGGTCGCCACCCTCGGGACCGGGGGCCGGTTCACCGCCGACGAGTGCGCCGACACCTTCGGGGCGAAGGTCGTCGGCGGCGCCCGGATGGCCGAACTGTGGCCGCTGCGCCCGAACGCGCGAATGCTGTTGTGCTCCTCGGTGTCCGGCGTCTGGGGCGGCCGCGGCCATCCGGCCTACCCGGGCGCCAACCGGATGCTCGACGTGCTGGCCGGACAATTGCGCGCCAAGGACAAGCGGTGCGCGTCGATCCGCTGGGGGCTGTGGCAGGTCGAGGGCATCGCCGACGCCGCCGAGGTCGCCCAGATCGCCCGCTCCGGCCTGCGGCCCATGCCGCCGGCCGCCGCCATCGAAGCCGCCCTGCACGACCACCCGGGCGATCCGATCGTGATGGCCGCCGACGCGCAGCGACTCCGGGTGTTCGTCGACACCCGGCACGCCGAACCCGCCGGGCAACCCGACCCGACGGCCGACCTCGACGCCCCCGCCGCGGTGCGCGCCGAACTGTCCGCCGTGCTGCGGCTGGCCGACCCTGACGACGTCGACCTCGAGGCCTCGCTGTTCGACCTCGGCATCGACTCGCTGCTCGCGCTGGACCTGCGCAAACGGCTGGAACGGGCCACCGGGGGACGGGTCTCGCTGGCCGCGCTGCTCGGCGGCATGACCGGCGCCGGATTGATCGCAGAAGTGCGTCGCGCCGCGCAGCAAGCCGCGACGCCGGAGAAAGTGGAATCCTCGCGTGACTGA
- a CDS encoding amino acid adenylation domain-containing protein, with the protein MTETTDPRLELMRRRIAQRGLGAAAEQPAAPADALTDGQRRMWFVQSVDPSGALLNVPVSYRITGEIDLAALRAAVNAVARRHPVLRTTYREDADGDPVATVHDDLTPGWAEHDLSGASAHARKLRLEVIAQRAFAAPFDLRTDAPLRITMVRLGADEHVMLLVAHHIAWDDASWRVFFGDLTRAYTGAELTPAPARPARPSTPESADADLGYWREVMANPPEPLELPGPNGSAAPTSWRSGRAAVTLPNRAAQRIAELARETAATPYMVMLALFGALTHRYTHSDDFLVAAPVINRDADTADVIGYYGNSVVMRLRPEPTMTFRALLAQTRETAIGAFSHQRVNLDRVVRELNVDRRHGAERLTRVSFGFRELDGDGFCPPGVTCRRAELRGHLTQLPLELMVEFGADGGVLIEAEHLIEILTPAMARQLLDHFAVLIDDALSRPDEPLNRLRLMDDEESAWLREVSNGEAFETPAATLVDLIEAQAQRTPDAVAMVYEGRHYSYREVNEAANRLAHWLIGAGIGTEDRVAVLLDKSPELVVTALGVVKSGAVYLPVDPTYPQDRLDFILADCDAKLVIRESGVGELDGFPAHNPTDADRVRPLGPGNTAYLIYTSGTTGQPKGVPVPHRPISEYFVWFKGDYQVDAGDRMLQVASPSFDISLAEVFGILACGARVVVHKPGGLNDIGYLTNLLRDEGITAMHFVPSLLGLFLSLPGVNQWRTLERVPIGGEPLPGEVADRFHATFDAMLHNFYGPTEAVINASRFKVEGKQGTRIVPIGTPKINTAMYLLDDSLQPVPVGVIGEIYIGGTHVAHGYHRRPGLTAERFVADPFVAGARMYRSGDLARRNADGDIEFVGRADEQVKIRGFRIELGDVASAISVDPSVGQAVVLVSELPRLGKSLVGYLTPVAGQRVEDVDVERIRARVAAALPEYMAPAGYVVVEEIPLTNHGKIDRSALPDPQISSGAAYRDPGNDTEVRLAGIFADLLGRDAGAVGADDSFFDLGGHSLLATRLVAAVRAGCGVEIGVREVFEHPTVAELARHIDTLALAGPVSPRPALGAGAADGPAPLSSAQLRSWFAYRIEGRSTVGNIPFAARLSGPCDLDALRRAIGDVVARHEILRTTYREVDGGVPHQVIHPAAAAGFDERGTSEEEARRVDSAMEVRVERCADLDAAMAALDAQRRHAFDLENEWPIRAAIFPAGQGQTVVSLLVHHIAGDHWSAGVLFTDLLTAYRSRVNQQPPHWEPLPIQYRDYGAWQAELLAEDAGVAEPQRDYWRRQLAAAPAETGLRPDFPRPPVPTGKAETVEFELDAQIRQQLLELARGENATEFMLLQAAVAVVLSKAGSGDDVLVGTPVAGRGESELDQLIGFFVNILALRNDLRGNPTLRQILDRARDMALAAYENQDLPFDQVVDAVRPERTLSRNPFFQVVVHVRDEAPVDRVLTSGPDGDTTFTALEPVFDVAHADVSLAFFVSTAGYRGLIGYRPELYERATVQRFAGWLTRVLRAFAADPDITLADLSIADADEQRQILEEFSGAPGAGGYVLDETLRPTPIGVVGELYVGGVLADGRYPDAATTAIRIVADPVGGQPGSRLLRTGTQARWRADGVLEHLGAVALATVTPAAGPVAFEAPVTDTERLLAELLGELVDADRVGRRDEFFALGGDSILAVQLASRARDAGLALTARMVFEHPVLAALADAVDAADPDGQAGDIHHPPMSASGLSEHELAELASVWADSGAELS; encoded by the coding sequence GTGACTGAAACGACTGACCCGCGGCTGGAGCTGATGCGCCGCAGAATCGCCCAGCGCGGACTCGGCGCGGCAGCCGAACAACCCGCGGCGCCGGCCGACGCGCTCACCGACGGGCAGCGCCGGATGTGGTTCGTGCAATCGGTGGACCCCAGCGGCGCGCTGCTCAATGTTCCGGTGTCCTACCGGATCACCGGCGAGATCGACCTGGCGGCACTGCGCGCCGCGGTGAACGCGGTGGCGCGCCGCCATCCGGTGCTGCGCACCACCTACCGCGAGGACGCCGACGGAGACCCCGTCGCCACCGTCCACGACGACCTCACGCCGGGCTGGGCCGAACACGACCTGTCCGGGGCGTCCGCGCACGCCCGGAAACTGCGCCTGGAGGTCATCGCACAGCGGGCCTTCGCCGCGCCGTTCGACCTGAGGACCGACGCGCCACTGCGGATCACCATGGTGCGCCTCGGCGCCGACGAGCACGTCATGCTGCTGGTCGCCCACCACATCGCCTGGGACGACGCCTCCTGGCGGGTGTTCTTCGGCGACCTGACCCGCGCCTACACCGGCGCCGAGCTGACCCCGGCCCCCGCCCGGCCGGCGCGCCCGAGCACGCCGGAGAGCGCCGACGCGGACCTGGGGTACTGGCGCGAGGTGATGGCGAATCCGCCTGAGCCGCTGGAACTTCCCGGCCCCAACGGCTCGGCGGCGCCGACCAGCTGGCGCAGCGGACGCGCCGCGGTGACCCTGCCGAACCGGGCCGCCCAGCGGATCGCCGAACTGGCCCGGGAGACCGCCGCCACCCCGTACATGGTGATGCTCGCGCTGTTCGGCGCGCTGACCCACCGATACACCCACAGCGACGATTTCCTGGTCGCCGCCCCGGTCATCAACCGCGACGCCGACACCGCGGACGTCATCGGCTACTACGGCAACTCCGTGGTGATGCGACTGCGCCCCGAGCCGACCATGACCTTCCGTGCGCTGCTGGCCCAGACCCGGGAGACCGCGATCGGCGCGTTCAGCCACCAGCGGGTCAACCTCGACCGGGTGGTGCGCGAACTCAACGTCGACCGCCGGCACGGCGCCGAACGGCTCACCCGAGTCAGCTTCGGCTTCCGCGAACTCGACGGCGACGGCTTCTGCCCGCCCGGGGTGACCTGCCGGCGCGCCGAACTGCGCGGCCACCTCACCCAACTGCCGCTGGAGCTGATGGTCGAGTTCGGCGCCGACGGCGGCGTGCTCATCGAAGCCGAGCACCTGATCGAGATCCTCACCCCGGCCATGGCCCGCCAGCTGCTGGACCATTTCGCGGTCCTCATCGACGACGCGCTGAGCCGGCCGGACGAGCCGCTGAACCGGCTGCGGTTGATGGACGACGAGGAATCTGCCTGGCTGCGCGAGGTCTCCAACGGCGAGGCGTTCGAGACCCCCGCCGCCACCCTGGTCGACCTGATCGAGGCGCAGGCGCAGCGCACCCCGGATGCCGTCGCGATGGTCTACGAGGGCCGGCACTACAGCTACCGCGAGGTCAACGAGGCGGCGAATCGGTTGGCGCACTGGCTGATCGGGGCGGGCATCGGGACCGAGGACCGCGTCGCGGTGCTGCTGGACAAGTCGCCGGAACTGGTCGTCACCGCGCTCGGCGTGGTCAAATCCGGCGCGGTGTACCTGCCCGTCGACCCGACCTACCCGCAGGACCGACTGGACTTCATCCTCGCCGACTGCGACGCCAAACTGGTCATCCGGGAATCCGGCGTCGGCGAGCTCGATGGGTTTCCCGCCCACAACCCCACCGACGCCGACCGGGTGCGCCCGCTGGGCCCGGGCAACACCGCGTACCTGATCTACACCTCCGGCACCACCGGCCAGCCCAAGGGCGTCCCGGTGCCGCACCGCCCGATCTCGGAGTACTTCGTCTGGTTCAAGGGCGACTACCAGGTCGACGCCGGTGACCGGATGCTGCAGGTCGCCTCGCCGAGCTTCGACATCTCGCTGGCCGAGGTGTTCGGCATCCTGGCCTGCGGGGCGCGGGTCGTCGTGCACAAGCCGGGCGGGCTCAACGACATCGGCTACCTCACCAACCTGCTGCGCGACGAGGGCATCACCGCGATGCACTTCGTGCCGTCCCTGCTCGGGCTGTTCCTGTCGCTGCCCGGCGTCAACCAGTGGCGAACCCTGGAGCGGGTGCCGATCGGCGGCGAGCCGTTGCCCGGCGAGGTCGCCGACCGCTTCCACGCGACCTTCGACGCCATGCTGCACAACTTCTACGGGCCCACCGAGGCGGTGATCAACGCCAGCCGGTTCAAGGTCGAAGGCAAGCAGGGCACCCGCATCGTGCCGATCGGCACACCCAAGATCAACACCGCCATGTACCTGCTCGACGATTCCCTGCAGCCCGTCCCGGTCGGAGTGATCGGCGAGATCTACATCGGCGGAACGCATGTCGCGCACGGCTACCACCGTCGGCCCGGACTGACCGCGGAACGTTTCGTCGCCGACCCGTTCGTCGCGGGCGCCCGGATGTACCGGTCCGGGGACCTGGCCCGCCGCAACGCCGACGGCGACATCGAGTTCGTCGGACGGGCCGACGAACAGGTGAAGATCCGCGGGTTCCGCATCGAACTGGGGGACGTCGCGTCCGCGATCTCGGTCGACCCCAGCGTCGGGCAGGCAGTGGTGCTGGTCAGCGAACTGCCGCGGCTCGGCAAGAGTCTGGTCGGTTACCTCACCCCGGTCGCCGGCCAGCGCGTCGAGGACGTCGACGTCGAGCGCATCCGCGCGCGGGTCGCCGCCGCGCTGCCGGAATACATGGCGCCCGCCGGATACGTTGTGGTGGAAGAGATTCCGTTGACCAACCACGGCAAGATCGACCGCAGCGCGCTGCCGGACCCGCAGATCAGCTCCGGCGCGGCGTACCGCGACCCCGGCAACGACACCGAAGTGCGGCTGGCCGGCATCTTCGCCGACCTGCTCGGCCGGGACGCCGGCGCCGTCGGCGCCGACGATTCCTTCTTCGACCTCGGCGGTCACTCGCTGCTGGCGACCCGGCTGGTCGCCGCGGTGCGGGCCGGCTGCGGCGTCGAGATCGGGGTCCGCGAGGTCTTCGAACACCCGACCGTCGCCGAACTGGCCCGGCACATCGACACCCTCGCCCTCGCCGGTCCGGTCTCGCCGCGGCCCGCGCTCGGCGCGGGCGCCGCCGACGGTCCCGCGCCGCTGTCCTCGGCGCAGCTGCGCAGCTGGTTCGCCTACCGGATCGAGGGCCGCAGCACCGTCGGCAATATCCCGTTCGCCGCGCGGTTGAGCGGCCCGTGCGACCTCGACGCGTTGCGTCGGGCGATCGGCGACGTGGTGGCCCGCCACGAGATCCTGCGCACCACCTACCGCGAGGTCGACGGTGGTGTCCCGCACCAGGTCATCCACCCCGCCGCCGCCGCCGGGTTCGACGAGCGAGGGACGAGCGAGGAAGAGGCCCGGCGCGTTGACAGCGCCATGGAGGTGCGCGTCGAGCGTTGCGCCGACCTGGACGCGGCCATGGCGGCGCTGGACGCGCAGCGCCGGCACGCCTTCGACCTGGAGAACGAATGGCCGATCCGGGCCGCGATCTTCCCGGCGGGACAGGGCCAGACGGTGGTGTCCCTGCTGGTGCATCACATCGCCGGCGACCACTGGTCGGCGGGCGTGCTGTTCACCGACCTGCTCACCGCCTATCGATCCCGCGTCAATCAGCAGCCCCCGCACTGGGAGCCGCTGCCGATCCAATACCGCGACTACGGCGCCTGGCAGGCCGAGCTGCTCGCCGAGGACGCCGGCGTCGCCGAACCGCAACGCGACTACTGGCGACGCCAACTGGCCGCGGCGCCCGCCGAGACCGGGCTGCGCCCGGACTTTCCCCGGCCCCCGGTGCCCACCGGCAAGGCCGAAACGGTCGAGTTCGAACTCGACGCGCAGATCCGCCAGCAACTGCTGGAGCTGGCCCGCGGCGAGAACGCGACCGAGTTCATGTTGCTGCAGGCAGCAGTCGCGGTGGTGCTGAGCAAGGCCGGCAGCGGCGACGACGTGCTCGTCGGCACCCCGGTCGCCGGGCGCGGCGAATCCGAGCTGGACCAGCTGATCGGCTTCTTCGTCAATATCCTGGCGCTGCGCAACGACCTGCGCGGCAATCCCACCCTGCGCCAGATACTGGACCGCGCACGGGATATGGCGCTGGCGGCGTATGAGAACCAGGACCTGCCGTTCGACCAGGTGGTGGACGCGGTCCGGCCGGAGCGGACGCTGTCGCGCAACCCGTTCTTCCAGGTGGTCGTGCACGTGCGCGACGAAGCCCCGGTCGACCGGGTGCTGACCAGCGGACCCGACGGGGACACCACCTTCACCGCGCTGGAGCCGGTGTTCGACGTCGCGCACGCCGACGTGTCGCTGGCCTTCTTCGTCAGCACTGCGGGATACCGCGGACTCATCGGTTACCGGCCCGAACTGTACGAACGCGCCACCGTGCAACGCTTCGCCGGCTGGCTGACCCGGGTGCTGCGCGCCTTCGCCGCTGACCCCGACATCACGCTCGCGGACCTGTCGATCGCCGACGCCGACGAACAACGGCAGATCCTCGAAGAGTTCAGCGGCGCACCGGGCGCGGGCGGGTACGTTCTCGACGAGACGTTGCGGCCCACCCCGATCGGGGTGGTCGGCGAGCTGTACGTCGGCGGCGTGCTGGCCGACGGCCGATACCCCGACGCCGCAACCACCGCGATCCGGATCGTCGCCGATCCCGTTGGCGGACAACCCGGTTCCCGGCTGCTGCGCACCGGAACGCAGGCCCGCTGGCGCGCCGACGGCGTCCTGGAACACCTCGGCGCGGTGGCCCTGGCGACAGTGACGCCCGCGGCCGGACCGGTGGCCTTCGAAGCGCCGGTGACCGACACCGAACGCCTGCTGGCCGAGCTGCTCGGCGAACTCGTGGACGCCGACCGGGTCGGACGCCGCGATGAGTTCTTCGCCCTCGGCGGCGACAGCATCCTGGCCGTCCAACTGGCATCCCGGGCCCGCGACGCCGGGCTGGCGCTCACCGCGCGGATGGTGTTCGAGCACCCGGTGCTGGCCGCTCTGGCCGACGCGGTCGATGCCGCCGACCCCGACGGGCAGGCCGGCGACATTCACCACCCGCCGATGAGCGCCTCGGGCCTGTCGGAGCACGAGCTGGCCGAACTCGCCTCGGTGTGGGCGGATTCCGGAGCCGAGCTGTCGTGA